Proteins from a genomic interval of Beijerinckia indica subsp. indica ATCC 9039:
- a CDS encoding nucleotidyltransferase family protein, translating to MRSLDLPDSWVGAGFVRDAVWDHLHGYANRTIEGDVDVVWFDDGALSPELDRELERRLSLVDPAFKWSVKNQARMHLRNGDAAYTSVSQAMSYWPETATAVAARIGDDGRLHINAPLGLDDLYAMHLRPTQMFISARRCIFDQRVKEKRWLERYPLLRIVP from the coding sequence GCCGGCTTTGTCCGCGATGCCGTTTGGGATCATCTTCATGGCTACGCCAATCGCACGATCGAAGGCGACGTGGACGTTGTTTGGTTCGATGATGGGGCTTTATCGCCAGAGTTAGATCGAGAGTTGGAGCGAAGGTTATCGCTTGTTGATCCAGCTTTTAAGTGGTCCGTGAAAAATCAGGCCCGAATGCATTTACGAAACGGTGATGCTGCCTATACTTCTGTAAGTCAGGCGATGTCCTATTGGCCCGAGACGGCAACAGCCGTCGCCGCTCGCATCGGAGATGATGGGAGGCTTCACATCAACGCCCCTCTAGGCCTTGATGACCTCTATGCTATGCATTTACGACCGACCCAAATGTTTATAAGCGCGAGGCGTTGCATCTTCGACCAACGAGTTAAAGAAAAGCGCTGGCTTGAGCGATATCCACTGCTCCGAATTGTACCGTGA
- a CDS encoding DUF6134 family protein — MALLPALVTAGHAETLARKTTHMVFDIIRQGDKIGTNSVDIDKQGDTTKVRIETSIHVKVMFIEAYRYEHVCDETWKGEQLIAFASKTDDNGTPHRITFSMAGDRPSLDVDGTRKDVPKDIVPASLWSRTLLHRPDWFNPANGQSLRIAFHDLGEDQVQIHGAAVKAHHYKISAQGSAFDRDLWFDGDNVLRIQLQGSDNSTIISDRR; from the coding sequence ATGGCTCTTCTGCCTGCTCTCGTCACGGCGGGCCATGCCGAAACGCTTGCCCGCAAAACGACCCATATGGTCTTCGATATTATCCGCCAGGGCGACAAGATCGGCACCAATAGCGTTGATATCGACAAACAGGGCGATACGACCAAAGTGCGGATCGAGACATCGATCCATGTGAAGGTCATGTTCATCGAAGCCTATCGTTATGAACATGTTTGCGATGAAACCTGGAAAGGCGAACAGCTCATCGCCTTCGCCTCGAAAACGGATGATAATGGCACGCCCCATCGGATCACCTTCTCGATGGCCGGCGACAGGCCGAGCCTTGATGTCGATGGCACACGTAAGGACGTCCCGAAGGATATCGTCCCGGCGAGTTTGTGGAGCCGCACCCTTCTGCACCGTCCGGATTGGTTCAACCCGGCCAATGGCCAGAGTTTGAGAATAGCCTTTCACGATCTCGGCGAGGATCAAGTGCAAATCCATGGCGCCGCAGTCAAAGCCCACCATTATAAGATCAGCGCGCAAGGCAGCGCCTTCGACCGCGATCTCTGGTTTGATGGCGACAATGTCCTGCGCATACAATTGCAGGGCTCGGACAATTCGACGATCATTTCCGACCGGCGTTGA
- a CDS encoding DUF1345 domain-containing protein yields MKPVAPRAKSAALWLYTLLRPYRIGRAHPRLFIGFLTGIATGFLLPSSLLANTRLLLAWNIGIWVYFFLSLRMIHKATPATMRQRAKETDEGKFLILVLTAVAAFAAIASIVLELSTIKSMAASHAGWYFALTGVTILNAWFFIHLSFALHYAHEYYDAFEAEPDQKPEDRGGLVFPGTIDPDYYDFLYFSYVIGVASQTADIGLSSRLMRRTALVHCILSFFFNSAVLALTVNIVAGLL; encoded by the coding sequence ATGAAACCCGTGGCGCCTCGCGCAAAGAGCGCCGCGTTGTGGCTTTACACCTTGTTGCGGCCTTATCGGATCGGCCGCGCGCATCCGCGTCTCTTCATCGGGTTCCTCACCGGTATTGCCACCGGGTTTCTGTTACCGTCCAGTCTGCTGGCCAATACAAGACTGCTGCTGGCCTGGAACATCGGCATATGGGTCTATTTTTTTCTGTCGCTCCGGATGATCCATAAAGCGACGCCGGCCACCATGCGCCAGCGCGCCAAGGAAACGGATGAAGGCAAGTTTCTGATCCTGGTTCTGACAGCAGTCGCGGCCTTTGCCGCGATCGCTTCGATCGTGCTGGAGCTTTCGACCATCAAGAGCATGGCCGCATCGCATGCCGGCTGGTATTTTGCCTTGACCGGAGTCACGATCCTCAACGCTTGGTTTTTCATCCATCTGAGTTTCGCGCTGCATTACGCGCATGAATATTACGACGCCTTCGAAGCCGAGCCGGACCAGAAACCGGAGGACCGCGGCGGGCTCGTCTTTCCGGGCACGATCGATCCCGATTATTATGATTTTCTTTATTTCTCCTATGTGATCGGGGTCGCCTCGCAGACCGCCGATATCGGCCTTTCCTCGCGCTTGATGCGGCGCACGGCGCTGGTTCACTGCATCCTCTCGTTTTTCTTCAATAGCGCGGTCCTCGCACTCACGGTCAATATTGTCGCCGGGCTGTTGTAG
- a CDS encoding polyprenyl synthetase family protein, with product MTGGTLAEDFQQRLTQIAEATEKTLDHLLGPSPLPGETLRPPRFLEAMRYASLGGGKRLRPFLLVETARLFGIEGEGVLRAASALEMIHCYSLVHDDLPALDNDDLRRGRPTTHKAYDEATAILVGDGLLTYAFDVLADPATHKDPAIRIELVLALARAAGVGGMVGGQVLDIEAEQAKTPHTAEAVIELQSMKTGALLHYAVIAGAIFAGVSKQTREALSAYGQALGAAFQVADDILDVEADTEALGKKAGKDADRNKATLVASLGLEAARKRRDTLSAEAIAALDSFPEGREAHILKEAARFAATRKN from the coding sequence GAAAACCCTCGACCATTTGCTCGGTCCCTCCCCCCTGCCCGGCGAAACCTTGCGTCCGCCGCGTTTCCTCGAAGCCATGCGCTATGCTTCTCTCGGTGGCGGCAAAAGGCTGCGCCCCTTCCTGCTCGTTGAGACAGCGCGGCTGTTCGGCATCGAAGGAGAGGGCGTCCTGCGCGCCGCCTCGGCACTCGAAATGATCCATTGCTATTCGCTCGTGCATGATGATCTGCCGGCGCTCGACAATGATGATTTGCGCCGCGGCCGGCCGACGACTCACAAGGCCTATGACGAAGCGACCGCCATTCTCGTCGGCGACGGCCTTTTGACCTATGCTTTCGACGTCCTGGCGGACCCTGCCACCCATAAGGATCCGGCGATTCGCATCGAACTCGTCCTGGCGCTCGCCCGGGCCGCTGGCGTTGGCGGCATGGTCGGCGGACAAGTGCTCGATATCGAAGCCGAACAGGCCAAGACCCCGCATACCGCCGAGGCGGTGATCGAACTGCAATCGATGAAGACCGGCGCCCTTTTGCATTATGCGGTCATCGCCGGGGCGATTTTCGCCGGAGTCTCCAAGCAGACGCGCGAGGCGCTCTCGGCCTATGGTCAGGCACTCGGCGCGGCCTTCCAGGTGGCCGATGATATTCTCGATGTCGAGGCCGATACAGAAGCGCTCGGCAAAAAGGCTGGCAAGGATGCCGATCGCAACAAGGCGACCCTGGTCGCCTCGCTCGGCCTTGAAGCGGCTCGCAAACGCCGCGACACATTATCCGCCGAGGCGATCGCCGCCCTCGATTCCTTTCCAGAAGGCCGCGAAGCGCATATTCTCAAGGAAGCGGCCCGTTTCGCGGCAACCCGAAAGAATTGA